The Candidatus Nomurabacteria bacterium DNA window AGGCCGCGGAGATCATAGGCACGGAACATCGTTGGGGTGATTTTCATAGCGTGAATATTAGGATGAAAAGCTGGATAAGACTGCTTATCTGCTGCCTTTATCCTACGCTTTTTTTAGGCTTTTTTCAATAGGAAAAGGCGCATCCGGAATGTTCCAGATGCGCCCTGATGTCCCCCAGCTACCGACTGGCAGCGACGCCCTTCCAGCGGCCGTTGAAGTGGGTTTTGATGCCCCGCTTCTCGAGCCAGGTGGCGTTTGCAGCCGTGTCGGTGGTGACCGACGTGGCGTCCGCCCGGAGATGAGTAGCAAGTCGATGCATATCCCCGACTACCTGACCGTCCGAGAAGACAGTCATCTCTTCGTCACCTTCAGGTCCGACCATGTAGTTGAGTCGACGACCATCATGCAAGGAGAGAGTGAGCGGAACGCGCTTGGGCTTACGAGCCCGTGTCGGTTTCCCAGTCTTTGCCGTCATACTTGAGCCCTTCTTTCGAAGTGTGAATCTTCCTATGTCCCATCCATGGGACGCGAACGAAACGTAGAGCAGGCTCTACTAAAGGAATTTCAGTGTCATTCGACCTCCACAGCTAGCTCCCAATTCCCCCAGTTTCCTCGGATGAACACTCCTTCGATTGAAGGATGAAAAAGGCGAGGTGAGTCTCTACATGTTCACTCGGACACAGATAGCAGAGTGTGCTGACGGGTGAGGGCTCAAGCTAACCCAGTCAGTCACAATGCTACCGTGCCGTTTCCTTAGAACAGTCTACAGAGAGACTCACCTCAGATCGGTAGTTTGAGATTGCGAAAGAGCAATCGAACTGTACGCACAAAAATAGCCCCTATTTGGGCTTTTGTCAAGACTATAGCGATAGTAAAAAATTTCCTGGAGCGGGTAGCTCCCGCAATTCAGCGGGATAAAGTCCATCGAACCCGCACTGTATGTAAGTATTTCTCCTTACGTCCTCTGAGCGGGTGAGGGGAATCGAACCCCTGGCATCAGCTTGGAAAGCTGAGGTATTACCACTATACGACACCCGCTCAGAAGAAATAAGACTTAGTAGAGCCTTTAGAGCAGAATTACCCTAGCAGCTTTTTTCTACCGTTTCAAGTCTTAGGCGGCTGCCAAAGATATTTTTTTAGATCCACGGTATACACGCCATTTTTGATCTCTACTTGCACACCCTCTTTTTCCAAGAGTCGTTTCTGTGTGACCTGGGTATGAGTTTCGCAAGTCGTACTTATTTCTCCTCGGCTATTAATTACTCGATGCCAGGGCAGAGCTTGATTATCCAGTTGATGAAGTGCCCAGCCAACCACGCGGGCTGCTCGGGGTGTACTGATGAGTGCGGCAAGTTGCCCATAGGTAGAAACTCGCCCATAGGGGATTTGTTCCATTAGCACATAGACAGCTTGGAAGAAAT harbors:
- a CDS encoding methylated-DNA--[protein]-cysteine S-methyltransferase, which produces MVRQKKKVQNKNFFQAVYVLMEQIPYGRVSTYGQLAALISTPRAARVVGWALHQLDNQALPWHRVINSRGEISTTCETHTQVTQKRLLEKEGVQVEIKNGVYTVDLKKYLWQPPKT